The following are encoded in a window of Chloroflexota bacterium genomic DNA:
- a CDS encoding DnaJ C-terminal domain-containing protein, with protein MEYKDYYQILEVSKSADEQVIKSAYRKLARQYHPDVNDNKAFATEKFKELNEAYTVLSDPEKRRHYDSFDARWTQRSYSSSQSYGRASTSRQSYQRTTAQQTDSSTRSRQSRRRTYTQTIDADDLENILRGFAAAYGSTRTKRKSSGGDFSDFFDALFGSFWASEEGSGQRTPQPRGKDIRMSTEVSLKEAFTGTTRTLRYSDGRRVEVTIPAGSSTGTRLRLQGQGQRSLFGARGDLFLDMEVTPDPRFERKGDDLWVKVNVDQATVDSSGELQVPTMEQPVWLTLPADTQHGQAIRLRGKGMPSLQTPGQMGDLFAVVQITKGRRRRAKKQAGDSTGGSWRNWLRRLTGIGLLAVGLIAIAAQAVAGTPVGWLLVMALALILVEQGLSSHSRGWIMAGVASLVAASFLATQANLQINDVLTQGWPLIPAASGYYLLRRGEA; from the coding sequence ATGGAATACAAAGATTATTATCAGATTTTAGAGGTATCAAAGAGCGCGGATGAACAGGTGATAAAGAGCGCCTACCGCAAATTGGCCAGGCAATACCACCCGGACGTCAACGATAACAAGGCTTTTGCCACCGAAAAATTCAAGGAACTCAACGAGGCGTACACCGTATTGTCCGACCCCGAAAAGCGGCGACATTACGATAGCTTCGATGCGCGTTGGACCCAGCGAAGCTATTCGAGTTCCCAGAGCTACGGGCGCGCGTCCACCTCCCGGCAAAGCTATCAGAGAACAACAGCACAGCAGACTGACTCTTCGACGCGAAGTCGCCAGAGTCGACGCCGCACCTACACACAAACCATCGACGCCGATGATCTGGAAAACATCCTGCGCGGCTTCGCTGCTGCCTACGGCAGCACCCGTACCAAACGCAAGTCTTCCGGCGGCGATTTCTCCGATTTCTTCGACGCCCTTTTTGGCAGTTTCTGGGCCAGCGAAGAAGGGTCCGGACAGCGCACGCCGCAGCCCCGCGGCAAAGACATCCGCATGTCAACCGAGGTTTCCCTGAAAGAGGCCTTCACGGGAACAACACGCACCCTTCGCTACAGTGACGGCCGTCGGGTAGAGGTGACGATCCCTGCAGGGTCCAGCACGGGCACTCGCTTGCGCTTGCAAGGACAGGGACAACGAAGCCTGTTTGGCGCCCGCGGCGACCTTTTTCTCGATATGGAAGTCACGCCCGATCCCAGGTTCGAACGCAAGGGCGATGATCTGTGGGTCAAAGTCAACGTCGATCAGGCCACGGTGGACAGCTCTGGCGAGCTACAGGTGCCCACCATGGAGCAACCTGTTTGGTTGACCTTGCCCGCCGATACGCAACATGGTCAAGCGATCCGGCTCCGGGGGAAGGGCATGCCCAGCCTGCAGACCCCGGGCCAGATGGGCGATCTTTTCGCCGTTGTGCAAATCACCAAGGGAAGGCGTCGAAGAGCCAAAAAGCAGGCTGGCGACTCCACCGGTGGTTCCTGGAGAAACTGGCTGCGCAGGCTGACCGGCATCGGGCTTTTGGCAGTCGGTCTGATCGCCATCGCCGCCCAGGCGGTGGCAGGTACGCCCGTCGGCTGGCTACTGGTTATGGCCCTGGCGTTGATATTGGTTGAGCAAGGATTAAGCAGTCATTCGCGCGGATGGATTATGGCAGGCGTTGCGAGCCTGGTTGCCGCGAGCTTTCTGGCCACGCAGGCCAACCTTCAGATAAACGATGTGTTGACCCAGGGCTGGCCCCTCATTCCGGCGGCCAGCGGTTATTACCTGCTTCGCCGCGGCGAAGCGTAA